Proteins encoded together in one Undibacterium sp. CCC3.4 window:
- the rpoZ gene encoding DNA-directed RNA polymerase subunit omega → MARITIEDALKRIPNRFQLTLCATYRTRQLLQGHTPKVESKDKPTVTALREIAEGKIGIEMLKKVPM, encoded by the coding sequence ATGGCACGCATTACCATTGAAGACGCTTTGAAACGCATCCCTAACCGCTTTCAACTGACACTCTGTGCGACTTACCGCACGCGCCAGTTGTTGCAAGGTCATACACCTAAGGTAGAATCCAAAGACAAACCGACGGTTACCGCGCTGCGCGAAATCGCTGAAGGTAAAATCGGCATAGAAATGCTTAAAAAAGTACCGATGTAA
- the gmk gene encoding guanylate kinase, which translates to MLPFTSPLTAAASSTAGSLFIVAAPSGAGKSTLVNALLAQEPQIKLSISFTTRAPRPGEQDGCQYHFTTPADFLARKEQGEFLESAEVHGNFYGTSRLLIEQQMRAGTDVLLEIDWQGAQQVRKQFPGAVGIFILPPSIPALEDRLKKRGQDEPHVITRRILAAGGEMAHSPEFEYVIINQDFATALSDLNAIIRATRCRFIQQATRNSELFAQLGIHANPD; encoded by the coding sequence ATGTTACCGTTCACGTCCCCGCTCACCGCTGCTGCGTCATCCACCGCCGGCAGTTTATTCATCGTTGCCGCCCCTTCCGGGGCTGGCAAATCGACCTTGGTCAACGCTTTGCTGGCGCAAGAGCCGCAGATCAAACTATCCATTTCGTTTACCACGCGCGCCCCGCGCCCGGGCGAACAAGATGGCTGCCAATACCATTTCACCACACCGGCCGATTTCCTGGCGCGCAAAGAACAAGGCGAGTTTTTGGAATCGGCCGAAGTGCATGGCAATTTCTACGGCACCTCGCGCCTCTTGATCGAACAACAAATGCGGGCTGGCACCGATGTACTACTGGAAATCGACTGGCAAGGCGCACAGCAGGTACGCAAACAGTTTCCCGGCGCAGTAGGAATTTTTATCTTGCCGCCGTCGATTCCGGCACTCGAAGATCGCCTGAAAAAGCGCGGACAAGATGAACCGCACGTGATTACCCGGCGGATTTTGGCGGCCGGCGGCGAAATGGCGCACTCGCCAGAGTTCGAGTATGTTATTATCAACCAAGACTTTGCTACTGCGCTGTCCGACTTGAACGCCATCATCAGAGCGACACGTTGTCGTTTTATACAACAAGCGACACGAAACAGCGAGTTATTCGCCCAGCTCGGCATTCATGCCAATCCCGACTGA
- a CDS encoding YicC/YloC family endoribonuclease has translation MTGYATSTRETEAGTMTIEIKSVNSRFLDLQFRINDDFRSVEPLFRDAISRKLTRGKVECRFSFGKNLHDKQQKSLNATVLAELARFQADLQAYFPDATALSSNELLRWPGVIEESEINADSLQASINDTINATLDAFLESRRREGAALEQVLTSRIDAMEQIVARITPLMPQMLQQFQQKAIARLEEALGLTAAGTPGITREETLDRIRQEVTVYGIRVDVAEELARLSAHLSETRHILKKGGQVGKRLDFMMQELNREANTLGSKAALKELADAAMELKLFIEQMREQVQNLE, from the coding sequence ATGACAGGCTATGCCACGAGCACACGCGAAACCGAGGCTGGCACGATGACTATCGAGATCAAGAGCGTCAATTCGCGCTTCCTTGACCTGCAATTTCGTATCAATGACGACTTCCGCTCGGTCGAACCCTTGTTTCGCGACGCCATTTCACGCAAGCTCACGCGCGGCAAGGTCGAATGCCGCTTCAGCTTCGGCAAAAACCTCCACGACAAGCAACAAAAATCACTGAATGCCACGGTATTGGCCGAATTGGCGCGTTTTCAGGCAGATTTGCAAGCCTACTTCCCCGATGCCACCGCCTTGAGCAGCAATGAACTCTTGCGCTGGCCTGGTGTGATCGAAGAAAGCGAGATCAATGCCGACAGTTTACAGGCCAGTATCAACGACACCATCAATGCAACCCTGGACGCCTTCCTTGAGAGTCGCCGCCGCGAAGGGGCCGCACTCGAACAGGTTTTGACGAGCCGAATCGATGCGATGGAACAGATCGTGGCCCGAATTACCCCGCTGATGCCGCAAATGTTGCAGCAATTTCAGCAAAAGGCCATTGCCCGCCTCGAAGAAGCGCTCGGCCTGACCGCTGCCGGCACGCCCGGCATCACGCGTGAAGAGACGCTCGACCGCATCCGCCAAGAGGTGACGGTGTACGGCATACGCGTCGACGTGGCCGAAGAACTGGCGCGGCTGTCGGCGCATTTGAGCGAAACGCGACATATCCTGAAAAAAGGCGGCCAAGTTGGTAAGCGGCTCGATTTCATGATGCAAGAATTGAATCGCGAAGCCAATACACTGGGTTCGAAAGCGGCACTCAAAGAACTCGCCGATGCCGCCATGGAATTAAAATTATTCATAGAACAAATGCGCGAACAAGTACAAAATCTTGAATAA
- a CDS encoding serine/threonine-protein kinase yields the protein MAAQNNAPLPDGLEIAGYRIVKKIASGGFSIVYLASDEDGNAVAIKEYLPSSLALRQQGELVPSISNDNLPIYRIGLKCFFEEGRALARISHPNVVSVLNFFRANETVYMVMAYESGRSLQEHILRRRDKGEKPLVSERFIRRMFNQVMNGLREVHTNKLLHLDLKPANIYLRLDGTPILLDFGAARQTLKTDIPKLYPMYTPGFAAPELYQKNGNLGPWTDIYSIGASIFACMIGAPPQPSDQRKTNDKMDSHYRKLEAMYSLELIEVVRWCLKLDPLERPQSVFALQKALATKAQVPPEQSLGEKLKQKISGLFSRGNRKTRDSDHTTIQESTLN from the coding sequence ATGGCTGCACAAAATAATGCCCCCCTACCAGATGGGCTGGAAATCGCCGGATACCGTATTGTAAAGAAAATTGCCTCCGGTGGCTTCAGTATTGTCTATCTGGCGTCGGATGAAGATGGCAATGCGGTGGCGATTAAAGAATATTTGCCGAGTTCATTGGCTTTGCGTCAGCAGGGTGAGCTTGTGCCTTCCATTTCGAATGACAATTTACCTATCTATCGCATCGGTCTCAAATGCTTTTTTGAGGAAGGCCGCGCACTGGCGCGGATTTCCCATCCGAATGTGGTCAGCGTACTCAATTTTTTCCGCGCCAATGAAACCGTGTACATGGTGATGGCCTATGAATCAGGGCGCTCCTTGCAAGAGCATATCTTGCGCCGCCGTGACAAAGGCGAAAAACCCTTGGTCTCCGAGCGTTTCATTCGGCGCATGTTCAACCAAGTCATGAATGGCTTGCGCGAGGTGCATACCAATAAGCTGCTGCATCTCGATCTGAAACCGGCCAATATCTATCTGCGTCTTGATGGCACGCCGATTCTGCTCGACTTCGGTGCCGCGCGCCAGACCCTTAAAACCGATATTCCCAAGCTTTATCCTATGTATACCCCGGGTTTCGCGGCGCCGGAACTGTATCAAAAGAATGGCAACCTCGGCCCTTGGACCGATATTTACAGCATTGGTGCCTCGATCTTCGCCTGCATGATAGGCGCGCCGCCACAGCCGTCGGATCAGCGTAAAACCAATGATAAAATGGATTCCCATTACCGCAAGCTCGAAGCGATGTATTCGCTCGAACTCATTGAGGTGGTACGCTGGTGTTTGAAGCTCGACCCGCTGGAACGGCCGCAGAGTGTATTTGCCCTGCAAAAAGCCTTGGCAACCAAAGCCCAGGTGCCGCCGGAGCAGAGTTTGGGAGAAAAGTTGAAGCAAAAAATTTCGGGACTGTTTTCTCGTGGGAATCGAAAAACGCGCGACAGCGACCACACGACCATACAAGAAAGCACCTTGAATTGA
- a CDS encoding PP2C family serine/threonine-protein phosphatase, which translates to MRFSVYQESHIGGRKVNQDRMGYSFTRDAILLLLADGMGGHIMGEMAAAIAMQTIGSLFQQQAHPLVGRPERFLEDSFLAAHQEIHRYRTINNLPETPRTTIVACLIQNGYAYWAHCGDSRLYWMRQGQILLRTKDHSRIETLIAQGKVDPSERHTHPDRNKLFNCLGAPNSPIVELSRRAVLQPGDLLLLCSDGFWSMLPDHVLAQKLHENTIVRAIPELIRSAVSIAGKHSDNATALAMMWEGDDRLEDSSIISTNTLPIGSITTTIQAPLDPDVAMDNNDADIFNDAEIEKAIAEIRNAIHKSARITTKN; encoded by the coding sequence ATGCGTTTTTCCGTTTATCAAGAAAGCCATATCGGCGGTCGTAAAGTCAATCAAGATCGCATGGGCTACAGTTTTACCCGCGATGCGATTCTGTTATTGCTGGCCGATGGTATGGGCGGCCACATCATGGGTGAAATGGCCGCGGCCATCGCCATGCAAACCATCGGTTCGCTGTTTCAACAACAAGCGCATCCGCTGGTCGGTCGTCCTGAGCGTTTTTTGGAAGACAGCTTCCTGGCTGCGCATCAGGAAATTCATCGTTATCGCACCATCAATAATCTGCCCGAAACACCGCGCACCACCATCGTCGCCTGTTTAATACAAAACGGTTACGCGTATTGGGCGCATTGTGGCGATTCGCGTCTGTACTGGATGCGCCAAGGGCAAATCTTATTGCGCACCAAAGACCACTCGCGCATCGAAACCTTGATTGCCCAAGGCAAGGTCGATCCATCCGAACGCCATACCCATCCTGATAGAAATAAATTGTTCAACTGTCTCGGTGCGCCGAATTCACCGATCGTCGAACTGTCCCGCCGCGCCGTACTGCAGCCGGGTGACCTGTTGTTACTGTGTTCAGATGGTTTTTGGTCTATGCTGCCCGACCATGTGCTGGCACAAAAACTGCACGAAAACACGATCGTGCGGGCGATCCCGGAATTAATCCGTTCTGCCGTCAGCATCGCCGGTAAGCACAGCGACAATGCCACGGCACTGGCGATGATGTGGGAAGGCGATGATCGCCTCGAAGATTCCTCCATCATCTCCACCAATACCTTGCCTATCGGTTCGATTACCACCACGATTCAAGCACCGCTTGATCCTGATGTGGCGATGGATAACAACGATGCCGATATTTTCAACGATGCCGAAATTGAAAAAGCGATTGCCGAAATTCGCAACGCCATTCATAAATCGGCGCGTATCACCACTAAAAATTAA
- the rph gene encoding ribonuclease PH — protein MSTNLRPSGRAADALRPVVINRHFTKHAEGSVLIEFGDTKLICTASIEDKVPGFLKGKGQGWMTAEYGMLPRSTHTRMDREAAKGKQSGRTQEIQRLIGRSLRAAFDLEAFGERTLHLDCDVLQADGGTRTAAITGAMVAAYDAFAKLVDNGVLPAVPLRHFVAAISVGVYQGMPVLDLDYPEDSNCDTDMNVVMTEAGDFVEIQGTAEGAAFDRASMNQLLDLAEGGISDLIALQKQVLGLLEQ, from the coding sequence ATGTCTACTAATTTACGTCCTAGCGGTCGCGCCGCTGATGCTTTACGCCCGGTTGTCATCAACCGTCATTTCACCAAACACGCCGAGGGCTCGGTATTGATCGAATTCGGCGACACCAAGCTCATCTGCACCGCCAGCATTGAAGACAAAGTCCCGGGCTTTTTAAAAGGCAAGGGGCAGGGCTGGATGACAGCGGAATACGGCATGCTGCCAAGGTCTACGCACACACGCATGGACCGCGAAGCGGCCAAAGGCAAGCAATCTGGTCGTACCCAGGAAATTCAACGTTTGATCGGCCGTTCACTACGCGCCGCGTTTGACCTCGAAGCCTTCGGCGAACGCACCTTGCATCTTGATTGCGATGTGCTGCAAGCCGATGGCGGTACCCGCACGGCCGCGATCACCGGTGCCATGGTGGCGGCCTACGATGCCTTCGCTAAATTAGTCGATAACGGCGTGCTGCCAGCGGTGCCGCTGCGGCATTTTGTTGCGGCCATCTCGGTTGGTGTCTATCAAGGCATGCCGGTACTCGACCTCGATTATCCGGAAGATTCGAATTGCGACACCGATATGAACGTGGTCATGACCGAGGCCGGTGATTTTGTGGAAATTCAAGGCACGGCCGAAGGCGCGGCGTTTGATCGCGCCAGCATGAATCAATTGCTCGACTTGGCCGAGGGCGGTATCAGCGATCTGATCGCCTTGCAAAAGCAAGTGCTCGGTTTGCTGGAACAGTGA
- the rdgB gene encoding RdgB/HAM1 family non-canonical purine NTP pyrophosphatase, with amino-acid sequence MTKEIVLASNNAGKLREFYQILAPLGIELRAQAELGVAETDEPYFTFVENALRKARHAAAETGLPALADDSGICVPALGGAPGVLSARFGGAPKSDQRNNAALLSAMAAHADKSAYYYCVLVLVRSEHDPQPLIADGLWHGRLIDTARGSNGFGYDPHFYLPDLGKTVAELDAAEKNQRSHRAQALRVLFEKLK; translated from the coding sequence ATGACAAAAGAAATCGTATTAGCATCGAATAACGCCGGTAAGTTGCGCGAGTTTTACCAAATTCTCGCGCCGCTGGGAATCGAATTGCGCGCGCAAGCTGAGTTGGGCGTGGCCGAAACCGACGAGCCGTATTTCACCTTCGTTGAAAACGCCCTGCGCAAGGCGCGCCATGCTGCTGCAGAGACTGGTTTGCCGGCCTTGGCCGACGATTCCGGTATTTGTGTGCCAGCCTTGGGCGGCGCGCCTGGCGTGCTGTCGGCGCGGTTTGGCGGTGCCCCGAAATCGGACCAACGCAATAACGCAGCATTGCTCAGTGCCATGGCTGCGCATGCCGACAAGTCGGCGTATTACTACTGCGTGCTGGTGCTGGTGCGCAGTGAACATGATCCGCAGCCGCTGATTGCCGATGGCTTATGGCATGGTCGGCTCATCGATACCGCTCGCGGCAGCAATGGCTTCGGCTATGATCCGCACTTTTACCTGCCGGATTTAGGGAAAACCGTGGCTGAACTCGATGCGGCAGAAAAAAATCAACGCTCACATCGGGCCCAAGCACTACGCGTTTTGTTCGAGAAATTAAAATGA
- the hemW gene encoding radical SAM family heme chaperone HemW, which translates to MIPIKPISNTGAPAARPAMALDAVPQDVAARFLAPGSLNLSVLPPLSLYVHFPWCVKKCPYCDFNSHEVKGSFDENAYLTALRSDLEAALPLIWGRKIYTVFIGGGTPSLMSAAGLDRLMSDLRTLLPLASEAEITMEANPGTFETDKFRSFRDSGINRLSVGIQSFNSAHLAALGRIHDGDSAARAVEIAMTHFDNVNLDLMFALPGQNLDQVAQDVARLLAFAPAHLSLYHLTLEPNTYFAKFPPPIPDDDTSADMQDYIHNSLAAAGYGHYEVSAYAQVGREARHNLNYWNFGDYLGIGAGAHSKLSFPHRIVRQARLKQPQAYIDACRSGNPIQESHEIDAADLPFEFMLNTLRLNHGFPVNLFQERTGLLLNDMEASLQLAERKGLMQRDHSRIVPTPLGKLFLNDLQQIFLKYA; encoded by the coding sequence ATGATTCCGATTAAGCCGATTTCGAATACTGGCGCGCCGGCTGCCCGCCCAGCCATGGCGCTCGACGCCGTGCCGCAGGATGTGGCCGCGCGTTTCCTCGCGCCTGGCAGCCTCAATCTGAGCGTCTTGCCGCCCTTGTCGCTGTATGTGCATTTTCCTTGGTGTGTTAAGAAATGCCCGTATTGTGATTTCAATTCGCATGAAGTCAAAGGCAGCTTCGATGAAAATGCTTATCTCACAGCCTTGCGCAGTGATTTGGAAGCGGCGCTGCCGCTGATTTGGGGCCGTAAAATTTACACCGTCTTCATCGGCGGCGGCACCCCCAGCCTGATGTCGGCGGCCGGACTCGATCGCTTGATGTCGGATCTGCGCACCTTGCTGCCCTTGGCCAGCGAAGCAGAGATCACCATGGAAGCCAATCCAGGTACCTTCGAGACCGATAAATTCCGCTCCTTTCGCGACAGTGGCATCAATCGGCTGTCGGTTGGCATACAGAGTTTTAATTCTGCGCATCTGGCTGCGCTCGGTCGCATTCATGATGGTGACAGTGCCGCGCGTGCCGTCGAGATCGCGATGACGCATTTTGATAACGTCAACCTCGATCTGATGTTTGCCTTGCCCGGGCAAAACTTGGATCAAGTAGCACAAGATGTGGCGCGCTTATTGGCGTTCGCACCGGCGCATCTGTCTTTGTATCACCTGACGCTGGAACCGAATACTTATTTCGCCAAATTTCCGCCGCCAATTCCGGACGACGATACCAGCGCCGATATGCAAGACTACATCCACAATAGTCTGGCAGCGGCCGGCTATGGTCACTACGAAGTGTCGGCCTATGCCCAGGTCGGCCGCGAAGCGCGCCACAATCTCAATTACTGGAATTTCGGCGATTACCTTGGCATCGGTGCCGGTGCTCATTCCAAATTGTCCTTCCCCCATCGCATCGTGCGCCAAGCCAGACTCAAGCAACCGCAAGCCTATATCGACGCCTGCCGCAGCGGCAATCCGATACAAGAATCGCATGAAATCGATGCGGCAGATTTGCCGTTTGAATTCATGCTCAATACTCTGCGGCTTAATCACGGCTTCCCAGTTAACTTATTCCAAGAGCGCACAGGATTGTTGCTCAACGACATGGAAGCCTCGTTGCAACTGGCTGAGCGCAAAGGATTGATGCAACGTGACCACAGTCGCATCGTTCCTACTCCATTGGGGAAATTATTTTTGAATGATTTGCAGCAAATTTTTTTGAAGTATGCATAA
- a CDS encoding EAL and HDOD domain-containing protein — protein sequence MPVMNVKQQLSAIHADFGAAEINEVLSTLAIWKEKQFFDELSAISWLLTFSDPQQIPTDLHTRLPASRISLCIPEVMCAERDNHSRLKHFASNGFRVFTDEFASQTELAWADTKQIALDCSNGVPFFAKGWTGRLGAAQHWAKNISTPNVLEQAQQAGFKWFSGEYAFQPPVLNKTADGSARTRLLKLLGLVARDADSAELEELFKQDASLSFMLFKLVSSAAFAQTMRVSSFAQAINLLGRRQLQRWLQLLLYARQQDQVGGLNPLMARAAFRASMMENLCLRLGGSKDDLDGAFMVGMFSLLDKLFGSELPEILQPLCLEQHILDALLERSGQLGLCLRLVECADRPQGPLLTETLQLLELDADTYYDSVLRAYIWVNQVCRDM from the coding sequence ATGCCAGTAATGAATGTGAAACAGCAACTGTCAGCAATCCATGCCGACTTTGGTGCAGCAGAAATAAATGAAGTGTTATCCACCTTAGCTATCTGGAAAGAAAAGCAATTTTTTGATGAACTCTCTGCGATCTCTTGGCTGTTAACATTTTCCGATCCTCAACAAATCCCCACTGATTTGCACACGCGCTTGCCGGCTTCGCGCATCAGCTTGTGTATTCCGGAGGTGATGTGTGCTGAGCGCGACAACCACTCGCGCCTCAAACATTTTGCCAGTAACGGCTTTCGCGTTTTTACCGATGAGTTTGCCTCGCAAACCGAGTTGGCTTGGGCTGACACCAAACAAATCGCGCTCGACTGTAGCAACGGCGTGCCATTTTTTGCCAAAGGCTGGACTGGACGTTTGGGCGCGGCCCAGCACTGGGCTAAAAATATCTCGACTCCGAATGTACTGGAGCAAGCGCAGCAGGCTGGTTTCAAATGGTTTTCCGGCGAGTATGCGTTTCAACCGCCAGTACTGAACAAAACTGCCGATGGCTCGGCGCGCACGCGTTTGCTCAAACTCTTGGGCCTGGTCGCGCGCGATGCCGATTCCGCCGAACTCGAAGAGTTGTTCAAACAGGATGCCAGCCTGTCGTTCATGCTCTTCAAATTGGTCAGCTCGGCCGCCTTCGCCCAGACCATGCGGGTATCGAGTTTTGCTCAAGCCATCAATCTGCTTGGCCGTCGACAGTTGCAGCGCTGGTTGCAATTGCTGCTGTATGCGCGCCAACAAGACCAAGTGGGCGGGCTCAATCCGCTCATGGCCAGAGCCGCGTTTCGCGCCAGTATGATGGAAAATTTATGTCTCCGACTCGGTGGTAGTAAAGATGATCTCGACGGCGCCTTCATGGTCGGCATGTTTTCTTTGCTCGATAAACTGTTTGGCAGCGAGCTGCCGGAAATCTTGCAGCCACTGTGTTTGGAGCAGCACATTCTTGACGCTTTACTCGAACGTAGTGGCCAACTTGGCCTGTGTCTGCGTTTGGTTGAGTGCGCCGACCGGCCACAAGGCCCGCTGCTGACAGAAACACTGCAATTGTTGGAACTCGATGCCGACACCTACTACGATAGTGTGTTGCGCGCTTATATTTGGGTTAATCAGGTTTGCCGGGATATGTGA